The genomic segment TGGACGGCGACACCATTAGCAATGGCAGCGACAATTGCCCCAGAACCGGTAACACTAATCAAAGTGATTGGGATGCCGATGGTGTCGGCGATGCCTGTGACGACGACCTGGACGGCGATGGTGTGGCCAATGGTGCCGATAACTGCCCAGCCATGCCCAATGCGGATCAGGTGGATACCGATGCCGATGGGGTAGGGGACGCGTGCGATAGCAACACCGACAGCGACGGTGACGGTATCGACGATGGCTCAGACAACTGCCCGGCCACGGCCAATGCGGATCAGCTGGACTTTGACGGCGATACTGTCGGTGATGTGTGTGACGACGATCGTGACGGTGATGGCGTTAACAACGATGATGACAACTGCCCCGACACCGCCAACGGCGACCAGGCCGATGCCGACGGCGACGGTATTGGCGATGCCTGCGACAGCTTTACCGACAGCGATAGCGATGGCATAGCCGATGCGGCAGACAACTGCCCGCTTACAGCCAATGCCGATCAGGCGGATGCCGATAGCGATGGTATAGGTGACGTATGCGACGGCGACAGAGATAACGATGGCATTGCGAACAGCGGTGATAACTGTCCTCTGGTCAGTAATCCCGACCAGTCCGATATGGACGCAGACGGTATGGGTGATGCGTGCGATGACGACCAGGACGGTGACGGCACCGACGATGACGCAGATAACTGTCCGCTGATCGCTAACCCGAGCCAGCTTGATAGCGATGGCGACGGCATTGGCGATGCCTGTGACAATGATCTGGACGACGATGGTGTGGACAATGGTGCCGATAATTGTCCCTCTACCCCTAATCCCGATCAGGCCGATATCGATGGCGATGGCGTAGGCGATGTGTGCGATGCCACAGAAGATGTAGCCTGCGCTCCGGGCAAACTCTACGAGCCGCTAATCGACCCCAATATCACAGTGCATACCGATGTAAGCAGCATACTGTGCGTGGGATGTGGGGTGTTGAACGCTGGCAACATTGAAGACAGCGACCTCAACAACTTTGCCACGGTTGCCACCCCAGTGGCGGTAGCCGGCACAGTGAGTCTGGCGGCGGAGGATACTGCCACCAGCTATGCAGGCAGTCATCGGGTCGGGGTAGTGGTCTCGTCTGCCAACGATCTCTTGGAGCTGGATTTGTTGGACAACATTACCCTAACCACATACCTCGATGGTGTGGCGCAGGAGTCTGGTGGCGCTACGGGGTTACTGGGTTTGCAGCTGTTAGGGTTATTTAATAACCCGGATCAGTACTTGGTAATGATGCCCACCAGCGCGGAGTTTGACCGGGTAGAAATATCTAAAGCCGCTGTACTGGGGCTGCTGAGCGACCTTCGCGTACACACCATGTGCGTTGCTCCGGCAGCACAGTAGCTGCCTGGTAATAGGGGTGGAGGGATCCGCCCCTAATTGCCAACCGTTTTATCCCTGCCCCATTTGTGGGGCTTTTTTATGTGCATGAGTTAAGCAATCTATTTTTATAGCGCTGGCTTATATCCATCGATGTGGATTTGAATGACATCTATCCATATTGGTTATTTTACGACCAGCCTCTTATACCTTATCATTCCCAACAGTTTCTAGTCAGAAACATTGGAACTAATCGACTGTAATTCCTTTGGGTTGATGGAATATCACCGGGTTTTAACACCCCCCTCCGCGTTTTAGTTGAACGCCTTCAGTCAATCAGGATGGATTCGTATTGGTCTGTGTTGATCGCAGCCCTTTGCGGCCAGAAGTTGGCGCATAAATCTTTTATTGGTGTGAGTGGGCTTAGAGCAAAGCTTAGGGATTTTTACGCTGGATATTGGCGTATTATTCATCTTTAGGGGTGAAGAAAGAGAAGTTTAGTTGCTCGATAGTTGGCCTGCGGAGACTAATCAAGCGTTTTCTGCGCTTTAATCGCTGAGGCTATTAATGAAATTATTGCAGCATCTTATTGTTTTCCCCGCGTTCTTGGTTCTTGCTGCCTGTGGAGGCGGTGGTGGCGGATCATCCTCAGGCGCTACCAGTGGGGCTGTCTCTAACGATATCGCGAGCAATGCAAGCAGTTCTGCACAGGCCAGCACCTCTTCGGTGGCGTCGCTCAATGAGCCGGAATTTCAGGACCTGGATAACAGTGGTGAAGGTTTTGGGTTTCTCGCCGGGCAAGTGGTGCGCGAAACACTGTTTACCTCGGCTATTACCGGGGTTGAGTATCCAGTGCATATCTATCTACCGCCAGGGTACGATGACTCGCAGCGCCGCTACCCGGTTATCTACGCGCTAGATGGGCAAACATTGTTTCCAGGCCTGCCGTATTTGCTCGAAGATGAAGGTGTAGAGGCCATACTGGTGGCCATTGCCGAGGGCCCCGATGACCGCCGTCGCACAGATTATTTGCTGCCCGGTGCGCGCGACTACTTCCAATTTATTGTCCACGAATTGATTCCCTTCGCCGAAGCTGGCTTGCGGGTAGACACCAGTCAGCGCACCATCGCGGGTACTTCCTTTGGTGGCGTATTTGCGGGTTTGGCCTTGTTGATGGATGATTCCGTCGATCCCGTGTTTCATAACTTTTTCGCGTTTGATGCCAGCTTTTATCAGCATCCGGAGCAGACTGAGCAACTGGAGCAAAACCGCTATCTGGCAAGTGCACAGCTCAATGCTAAGGTATTTCTTTCCAGCGCCTTGCCTGAGGGAAACGATGAATTTGTCACCCTTTTTGAGGCTTCTTTGGCTGAGCGTAATTTCAACGGCTTGACCGTCTATCGCGATCGCTTTCAGAGCACTCACGGCAAAATTACCGAGCCGTCTTTTCGCCGCGCCATCGGCCAGTTATGGGGAAATGACGCTAACTAGTGAATGGCGTATGGGCCTCAGCGGCTTACTTGCGGGTACTTTTGCCGTTAACCTTTAGCGTTTTTTGTTTGCTTTCGGTGTCGCTTTGCTCGTGCCAGCTAAAGCGTAAATTAACGCGGTTGTAGGCGTCTTCGCGCTGGGCGGTAACTTTTACTTGCATCAATCCCTGGGGGCAGAGCGTCAGGGTTTCTTTACCCTCACTAAAAGACAGTTCGCCCGCGTCTATGCCATCCATAAGCGCCTGCAACAAGTTGCGGATGGATTGCGAGTCCTGCAGCGATTCGTGGCGAAAGCTGTTTTTCTCTCGGCTCATGGTTGTTCCTTTGTTATTTTGCCTGCGGCTGAAATAATTTAATTGCGGGCCAATCGCTACTGATTCCGGCGACGAAGCCCTTGGGGTCGATAATCGTGGCGCCCGCTCCCAGCCCTTTAAGAGACTCTTTTTTGCGTGAGTGCTTATCCAGGGTGATATCGCACTCTATGTGCAGCAACTCGCGGCGCAGTGCCAGGCGTTGGCCCCGGTGTAAATTGCGGTGGCCGTGCACAATGGCGTGAATGCCGGCACTGTGAGTCCGCCGAGCACCGTGTTTGCTTAGCGGGTGATCCACAGCGCGGTATTTGGTGCGAATGCTGTTGGCCAGCGAGCCGTAGTAAAAATCAAAGGGCGAGCCTTTTAATTGTTTGGCAAACTCTTTGTTTAATGGTGTGAGACCGCGAGTGCTAATTTCGTTGGCAAGGTTGTCATCCAGGCCCGCGTGTACAAATAAAAAACTGCCGCGCTTGAGAGCTAGCCTCAGTTTTTTATAAAACCAGTAAAACTCCCCACTTTTAGATAAAAACAGCTTTTGCCATAAAAGGGCGCTGGCGTATACCTCGCGCAGGGTCAACCCAGCCTTGTGGCATTGGTCTTCAAATTCTGCGGATTTTTTTGCAATCTTGGCCAGTTCTCGTTCGCAGGCGGCGGGCGATAATTGGCTTTTAGCGGCCTCTTGGAAGCCGGCAAACCAGGTGTTTTGTGGCAAGAGTAATTGGCGGCATTGCTTGGTGTCTGGTACATCTGCCAGCGCATTTTTTCCGCTTAAGTATTCGTTGCGAATTTCTTTTAGCAGCGGAATAGCTTTGGCTCCCATGCGTACAAAAAAATGCCCGTTTTTAACATCGGCGGCGCAGCCTGCTGTACGCATGCCGAACAGTACTCTAACGTCGTGATTGCCCGCCAAGAGTTTTACCCGCGCCTTCTGATCGATCAGGTTTTTTAACACCCGCAACAGGCGCAGGTTGCTGGGGCCTTTATCAAAAAAATCGCCCCCGAAAACAAAAACAGATTTTTTCCCCTGTTTGCTCAACTTGAATTTATTGTCGCCTTTACCTGTGCGTATCACCCCGCCGCTGGCAACCAGTGAGGCGAGCAGAGCGTCGGCATCGGCGTGCAGATCCGAGATAAAAATGATCCGCCGCTTGGGCCACACCCAGGGGTATTGTGATACCTGTTGGTCAATGGCGTGGCGCGCGCGGCGGCGCCCGCGCTTGCGCTGGCGAAAAGCGTGTTTGCCCTCATCCAGCCAGGGGCGCACATGATCCGGCAGGGTCATAGGCAGCCATTTTTCCCCCTCGTAATGGGTAAGCTGGCTGATGGCTTTGCTGTTAAGCGACGATTCGGCATTCATGCTCAGTCGGTGAACTCCCGTGGTGAGGTGCGCGGTTTCCACTGCCCCGCTAGATGAACCCAGCCGGCCTCAGTACAAGCGATAATAACTGGTTGGGCATGATGCATACTCAGGTTGGCAACGTCAGATTCACTCAGTATACCCAGATTACTGGCGCCGTGGCGCAATGCAGCGCCGTGGCCGACAATCACCGTAAGAGAATTGTCCGCGCTTTCGTCGGCGAGCTGGCTGATATAACTTGCAACCCGCTCGCCGGCCTGCTGCAGAGATTCGGCCCCGGGCAGTGGCAGGCAGTAGTCGCTGCGCGATTTCCAGTTCTCCGGTGGGCTGGGGTAGCGTGGGTCTTGTTCCAGCAGCTGTTCTATCTCATCGATGGTGAGATTCGCCGCGCTGCCTACGCAGCGCTCGGTTAACGCATCGCTTTGCAGCAATTGCCCCTCGTCTACTGCCAACTCGCGGCGAATAATCTCGGCAGTTTGCCAGGCGCGAAGTAACGTTGAGCTGTGCATAACCGACGATAAACCCAGCTCTAAATCGGACGCTGCCTTTTGCAGTAACAGTGCACAGTCGCGCGCTTGCTGTTCACCTTTTGCCGTGAGCGGGTAGGGCTGATGGGCGCTGGGGGTGTCTTTTTTCTGCCGGTAGTCCCCATGGCGTATCAAGGCAAAAGCGCGCATTAATCCTGTGCCTCTGGTAATTGCCACAGCTGCCAGCAAAAATCCCGCAGCGCGCTAAAATCTACCCCGCCGCTAACGGCATAGACTTGGGTGTGGCTTAGCTGCTGCAGATAGGCTTGAAGCGCAGGCATTTGTGCATTGGGCTGGAACTGGCCATCGCTACGCTGGTAAAAGGGGCCAGAGGATTTCATCAATGCGGGGAGTAATTCCTGGCGCTCGTTTATATCAATTTTGTCAATGCGAGTGGCGCATTGCTCGCGGCGGTTCCAGTTCAACAACACAATGGCTTTTAGCGGCGCGGTATTCTCAATACGGGTGTTTTCACCTCTGCCGTAGAGTTTGGGAATCAGCACGTCGTATTTTTCCTCCAGCTCCCACAGCTCGTCCGGAGCCATGGTCTGGTAGCGCCGCTTTTGCTCGGCCGTTAATAACGGTTGCAGGCGCGGGTTGTTGAGCAGGGTGCCCGGGTTAACCCGTGGCATTTTGGCCGCGCCGCAAAGCAACAGCTGCTCACCGACTTGCTTGGTAAATATCCGATCGTTGCTCACAAAGTTAACTTTCGGGTGATCCAGAAGCCGCAGCATACTGGTGGATTTTCCGCCGCCCGAAAACCCGGCAATAGCGATTGCCTGCTGGTTGTAACTTGCCGCGGCGGCGTGGCCAATTAACCAGCCATTTTGTTGCAGCTGGTTCATGGCTTGGTTGTTGATAAAATTAATAACCTGATTCAGGTTGTCATTACAGGGGCCTATCGCGATACGCTGGTTTCTGCTTTGCAGAAATACCATGCCGGTGCGACATTTGCGCAGAAGACGCGCATCATCCAGATCGATAAACGTATCTTTGCGCGCGCTTTTGCCCGGTTCCCGCTGCCATTCTTGCCAGGGTAAATACTCCGCAACAGTGGGTGATTCAATTACGGTAACTGTGGCGTCACAATTTTTCTCGCCAGACATAAGCCAGGGCTGGAAGTAGGCTTTAAGGCTGCTGGCTGTTTGTGCCTGCGTGCAATTGACCTGCACTGAAGCGCCAGGTAGTGCCAGGCTCAGGGAGTACTCCGTTTTTTCCGGATGGCGCTGCAACCAGTGTAAAAAGTTGTGTATTTCCGTTTCGGTATTTGCCTTGGCTTCAGCCATTGAGCTTCTCCAGAACGTAATCCGCGTAAAGTGCAGCGGCATCGATACCTATACCATCTTTGGCGCCGCGAAAACCGCCGAACGCCGATACTTCAAAAACTATGGGGCCATTGTCTGTTTCAGCCACATCTACGGTGGTAAAGTCCATCGCGAATGGCGCTTGAGCACGGGTCGCGAGGTCAATCAATTCGGGTTCAGGTTCGGCTTTGGCGTATTTTCCGCCGCTGTGAATAGTCGTGTTCCAGCTATCTCCCGCTCCCAGTCGGGCATAGCTGCCAAGATACTGACCGCCCAGAAATACCATACCTAAATCGCGCCCGCTCAAATTCAGCTTTTGTTGGATATACATGCACGGGTGAGTGCTGGAAAAACGCTCCACGGCGGATTTCTTATCCGCATCCTCGGCCCTGATAATTTCCATACCGCGCGCTTTGGTGGAATAGAGAGGTTTAAATACGGCGGCGCCAAATTTATCCACGGTGTGCAGTGCCTGATCTACCGATTCGGTGATCACTGTGGCCGGCATGGGAATATCGTGGTTGCGCAGTGTTACCGTACAGCTCAAACGGTCAATCAGGCGCAGTATGCTTTGCGCCTGACTAAAAACCGGCACGCCCTGGGCCTCGGCTACCCGCAGAAGCTCCAGTCGGTCGAGAGTATTGGGGCTGTACTCGGCACTGATTTTCTTGACGATAATCCCATCAAATTCACACAGGTTGTGCTCGCGGTAATAGAGACTTTTGTTTTGTAAATCCAGTACCACCTCGCGCATGTCGACCACCAGACGAAAGCCGGTGCGCGCTTGCAAGGCATCGGCCAATACTTCGGTGGACCATTTGCCGGGCAGGCCTACCACAGCTATTTTTCCCTTGGTCGAATCAGTCACAAAAAAGCTCCGTTAATGGCACGTGGTAATCGGTCAGCTTGTGGCGTGGCAGCTGGTTGACTTGCTCCAGCAGGTAGCGCGCTTTTAAATACATGCGTGTGGCCATGGTGTGGTCGAGAATAAAGCGGGTCGAGGTGACGAACGAGCGTGCCAGCCCAAGCGCCAGCCGTACCTCGAAGGTGTCATCATTGTGTTTGCGGGCAAAGGTCTGAACAATGCTGTAAAACTGCTCAACTTGCTGGCGTATGCGCCGGCGTACTGGTTCGTCCAGCACTTGCAAACGATAGTTCGAAACCATAAACACCGAAACGTCTTGCACGTAATCCATGTGGCAAGAGCGGTGAAGATCAATAAAGTTAATTTTGTTTTCAACCGGGTCGTAAATAATATTGTCGACGTTAAAGTC from the Gilvimarinus sp. DA14 genome contains:
- a CDS encoding GAK system ATP-grasp enzyme — protein: MTDSTKGKIAVVGLPGKWSTEVLADALQARTGFRLVVDMREVVLDLQNKSLYYREHNLCEFDGIIVKKISAEYSPNTLDRLELLRVAEAQGVPVFSQAQSILRLIDRLSCTVTLRNHDIPMPATVITESVDQALHTVDKFGAAVFKPLYSTKARGMEIIRAEDADKKSAVERFSSTHPCMYIQQKLNLSGRDLGMVFLGGQYLGSYARLGAGDSWNTTIHSGGKYAKAEPEPELIDLATRAQAPFAMDFTTVDVAETDNGPIVFEVSAFGGFRGAKDGIGIDAAALYADYVLEKLNG
- a CDS encoding metallophosphoesterase, producing MNAESSLNSKAISQLTHYEGEKWLPMTLPDHVRPWLDEGKHAFRQRKRGRRRARHAIDQQVSQYPWVWPKRRIIFISDLHADADALLASLVASGGVIRTGKGDNKFKLSKQGKKSVFVFGGDFFDKGPSNLRLLRVLKNLIDQKARVKLLAGNHDVRVLFGMRTAGCAADVKNGHFFVRMGAKAIPLLKEIRNEYLSGKNALADVPDTKQCRQLLLPQNTWFAGFQEAAKSQLSPAACERELAKIAKKSAEFEDQCHKAGLTLREVYASALLWQKLFLSKSGEFYWFYKKLRLALKRGSFLFVHAGLDDNLANEISTRGLTPLNKEFAKQLKGSPFDFYYGSLANSIRTKYRAVDHPLSKHGARRTHSAGIHAIVHGHRNLHRGQRLALRRELLHIECDITLDKHSRKKESLKGLGAGATIIDPKGFVAGISSDWPAIKLFQPQAK
- a CDS encoding HprK-related kinase B; the encoded protein is MAEAKANTETEIHNFLHWLQRHPEKTEYSLSLALPGASVQVNCTQAQTASSLKAYFQPWLMSGEKNCDATVTVIESPTVAEYLPWQEWQREPGKSARKDTFIDLDDARLLRKCRTGMVFLQSRNQRIAIGPCNDNLNQVINFINNQAMNQLQQNGWLIGHAAAASYNQQAIAIAGFSGGGKSTSMLRLLDHPKVNFVSNDRIFTKQVGEQLLLCGAAKMPRVNPGTLLNNPRLQPLLTAEQKRRYQTMAPDELWELEEKYDVLIPKLYGRGENTRIENTAPLKAIVLLNWNRREQCATRIDKIDINERQELLPALMKSSGPFYQRSDGQFQPNAQMPALQAYLQQLSHTQVYAVSGGVDFSALRDFCWQLWQLPEAQD
- a CDS encoding amphi-Trp domain-containing protein, whose protein sequence is MSREKNSFRHESLQDSQSIRNLLQALMDGIDAGELSFSEGKETLTLCPQGLMQVKVTAQREDAYNRVNLRFSWHEQSDTESKQKTLKVNGKSTRK
- a CDS encoding histidine phosphatase family protein; translated protein: MAITRGTGLMRAFALIRHGDYRQKKDTPSAHQPYPLTAKGEQQARDCALLLQKAASDLELGLSSVMHSSTLLRAWQTAEIIRRELAVDEGQLLQSDALTERCVGSAANLTIDEIEQLLEQDPRYPSPPENWKSRSDYCLPLPGAESLQQAGERVASYISQLADESADNSLTVIVGHGAALRHGASNLGILSESDVANLSMHHAQPVIIACTEAGWVHLAGQWKPRTSPREFTD
- a CDS encoding alpha/beta hydrolase, whose protein sequence is MKLLQHLIVFPAFLVLAACGGGGGGSSSGATSGAVSNDIASNASSSAQASTSSVASLNEPEFQDLDNSGEGFGFLAGQVVRETLFTSAITGVEYPVHIYLPPGYDDSQRRYPVIYALDGQTLFPGLPYLLEDEGVEAILVAIAEGPDDRRRTDYLLPGARDYFQFIVHELIPFAEAGLRVDTSQRTIAGTSFGGVFAGLALLMDDSVDPVFHNFFAFDASFYQHPEQTEQLEQNRYLASAQLNAKVFLSSALPEGNDEFVTLFEASLAERNFNGLTVYRDRFQSTHGKITEPSFRRAIGQLWGNDAN